A region from the Algoriphagus machipongonensis genome encodes:
- a CDS encoding VPS10 domain-containing protein, whose translation MNKIKRALKNMAALTTLLLVGNLSDTLAQKIPDQVVESVKFREIGPTRQGGRYVEFAVVASSTKVIYAATASGGLWKSTNNGQSWEPIFDHESVISLGSVAVDQSNPSVVWLGSGEANNSRSSYWGDGIYKSTDEGKTWKNMGLPESHHIGRIVIDPRDSDVVYVAALGHLYSENPERGLYKTTDGGQSWDKVLEIQREDGKYIGVVDVIMSPEDPNTLIAAAYDKIRRPWTFNEGGEGSGIYKSTDAGKTWEKLENGLPGGFLGRIGVAYAPSNPNVVYANIENVNVDGISDEERRKMLEIGLPLGEGQETEGTEMYRSDDGGENWRKISPEGEDVGGYPSYYYQQVIVDPNDEDHVYVLGIRVWETKDGGETWGMPFRFGGDNHAMWIDPADSEHMLLGYDHGMGITYDAGKTWYHPDELPLAQFYAVDVDMAYPYNVYGGLQDNGSVRGPSTTKDGSPIPFEAWQRVGGGDGMYNVVDRSNNRYLYNESQFGPIQRLDLKTGESKSIRYSGARDMRWNWNSPIVVSQHNTDVIYHAGNKVLKSTFRGENWEEISPDLSKDDSVKALGTGNIQYGTITTLEESPLNPQELWAGTDDGNLQVTKDGGKTWTLLNDKVPNNPEYWVTRVEASAHFPGTAYVAYNGMRRDDFTSYLYKTTDWGETWTSIAEGIPAAGVNVIREDHTNPNLLFVGTELGTYASIDGGENWSTFMTGMPSNPAYDMVIHPRENELVVATHGRGIFIADIVPLQGLSSSTLDSDLTLFDIKPAVQYVEGLSNVTAFTNFDGESRAPGTHVHFYAKNAGKATVKIYKGAKEILSKSVNAKAGVNTFNWEFEEITGERSQKQLDQTAERFRSFGMEEEDIERRLESMKYITRTVGPGTYKVVVELNGKSASKEAVVMQDYWNGN comes from the coding sequence ATGAACAAAATTAAAAGAGCCTTAAAAAACATGGCAGCACTCACCACGCTGCTTCTGGTAGGTAATCTATCAGATACCTTAGCGCAGAAAATCCCCGACCAAGTGGTGGAATCTGTCAAATTCAGGGAAATTGGCCCTACACGTCAGGGTGGTCGATATGTTGAATTTGCTGTTGTGGCTAGTTCCACTAAAGTTATTTATGCAGCTACTGCCTCTGGTGGTTTATGGAAATCTACCAACAATGGGCAGTCTTGGGAGCCTATTTTTGATCATGAATCTGTGATATCCCTAGGATCGGTTGCTGTAGATCAGAGCAATCCTTCAGTAGTATGGTTAGGATCAGGAGAGGCAAATAATTCCAGAAGTTCTTATTGGGGAGATGGAATCTATAAATCTACGGATGAAGGTAAAACCTGGAAAAATATGGGATTACCAGAGTCTCATCACATTGGAAGAATTGTGATCGATCCTAGAGATTCGGATGTAGTTTATGTTGCTGCTTTGGGGCATTTGTACTCAGAAAACCCAGAGAGAGGTTTATATAAAACCACTGATGGTGGACAATCCTGGGATAAAGTTCTAGAGATTCAGAGAGAAGATGGGAAGTATATAGGTGTAGTAGACGTGATTATGAGTCCTGAGGATCCAAACACTTTAATCGCTGCAGCTTATGATAAAATCCGTAGACCTTGGACCTTCAATGAAGGTGGAGAAGGAAGTGGGATTTATAAATCCACGGATGCTGGAAAGACTTGGGAGAAATTAGAAAATGGTTTGCCTGGAGGATTTTTAGGAAGAATTGGAGTGGCTTATGCTCCAAGTAATCCTAATGTAGTTTATGCAAATATTGAAAATGTAAATGTAGATGGAATCTCAGATGAGGAGAGAAGAAAGATGCTTGAAATTGGCCTTCCTTTAGGAGAAGGTCAGGAAACCGAAGGAACAGAAATGTATCGTTCGGATGATGGGGGAGAAAACTGGAGAAAAATTAGTCCAGAAGGAGAAGATGTAGGAGGATACCCTTCTTACTATTATCAGCAAGTTATCGTGGATCCAAATGATGAAGACCATGTTTATGTATTAGGAATTCGCGTATGGGAAACCAAAGATGGTGGAGAAACTTGGGGAATGCCTTTCCGTTTTGGAGGAGATAACCATGCGATGTGGATAGATCCTGCTGATTCTGAGCATATGCTTTTAGGCTATGATCACGGCATGGGGATTACCTATGATGCAGGTAAGACTTGGTACCATCCTGATGAGTTGCCTTTGGCACAATTCTATGCGGTGGATGTCGATATGGCCTATCCATACAATGTTTATGGTGGTCTTCAGGATAATGGTTCTGTAAGAGGACCAAGCACCACAAAAGATGGAAGTCCAATTCCATTTGAAGCTTGGCAACGAGTAGGTGGTGGAGACGGTATGTACAATGTCGTAGACAGATCAAATAACCGTTATCTATACAATGAGTCGCAGTTTGGACCCATCCAACGATTGGATTTGAAAACTGGAGAAAGTAAAAGCATCAGGTATTCCGGTGCCAGAGATATGAGATGGAATTGGAATTCGCCAATTGTAGTTTCTCAGCATAATACGGATGTGATTTATCATGCGGGAAATAAAGTATTGAAATCAACTTTTAGAGGTGAAAACTGGGAGGAAATCAGTCCAGACCTTTCCAAAGATGATTCAGTAAAAGCCTTGGGAACTGGTAATATCCAGTATGGAACGATTACAACATTGGAGGAATCTCCATTGAATCCACAGGAGCTTTGGGCGGGTACAGATGATGGAAATCTTCAAGTTACTAAGGACGGTGGTAAGACTTGGACTTTATTAAATGATAAGGTTCCAAACAACCCTGAGTATTGGGTGACAAGAGTAGAGGCTTCTGCTCATTTCCCTGGTACAGCCTATGTTGCTTATAATGGAATGCGCAGAGACGATTTCACTTCCTATTTATATAAAACAACTGATTGGGGAGAAACCTGGACTTCTATAGCTGAGGGGATTCCTGCAGCAGGTGTTAATGTAATTCGTGAGGATCATACGAATCCAAATCTATTATTTGTTGGAACCGAACTTGGTACTTATGCAAGTATTGACGGAGGTGAAAATTGGAGTACGTTCATGACAGGAATGCCAAGCAATCCGGCTTATGACATGGTGATTCACCCAAGAGAAAATGAATTGGTTGTGGCTACACACGGAAGAGGGATTTTTATCGCTGATATTGTTCCGCTTCAAGGATTGAGTTCATCTACTTTGGATTCTGATTTAACTTTATTTGATATCAAGCCAGCCGTTCAATATGTGGAAGGTTTAAGCAATGTTACTGCCTTTACGAACTTTGATGGGGAAAGTAGAGCGCCGGGAACGCATGTTCATTTCTATGCAAAAAATGCTGGAAAAGCTACCGTCAAGATTTACAAAGGAGCCAAAGAGATTCTAAGCAAATCTGTCAATGCTAAAGCGGGAGTAAATACTTTCAACTGGGAGTTTGAGGAAATTACCGGAGAGAGATCTCAAAAGCAATTGGATCAGACTGCTGAACGCTTTAGAAGCTTCGGAATGGAAGAGGAAGATATTGAAAGAAGGTTGGAAAGCATGAAATACATCACTAGAACTGTTGGTCCTGGTACCTACAAAGTGGTAGTGGAATTGAATGGAAAATCTGCAAGCAAAGAAGCAGTTGTCATGCAAGACTACTGGAATGGTAATTAA
- a CDS encoding LytR/AlgR family response regulator transcription factor has protein sequence MNCLIVDDESVSREILTFLCEKEPELNLVSNFSNAMDAFRFLNKEEVDLIFLDIHMPDFTGFDFIQTLKNPPLIIITTSDKESALKAFEFDAIIDFLNKPIDQERFKKSILKAGKILAEAKNKPSSTHQEKTLDHFYVNIDKRLIKINSKDVLLVEAEGDYIKINTKKESFRVHTSLSKILEKLPSNIFFQVHRSYIINLNEIIDIQDNTILIEKSVIPISRSKRADLMKRINLID, from the coding sequence ATGAATTGCCTTATCGTCGATGACGAAAGTGTTTCTCGGGAAATACTAACTTTTTTATGTGAAAAAGAACCCGAATTAAATTTGGTCTCCAATTTTTCCAATGCCATGGATGCCTTTCGGTTTTTGAATAAAGAGGAGGTTGATTTAATATTTTTGGATATTCATATGCCTGACTTCACAGGTTTTGATTTTATCCAGACTCTTAAAAACCCTCCACTTATTATTATTACTACCTCAGATAAAGAATCCGCATTAAAAGCTTTTGAATTTGATGCAATAATAGATTTCTTGAACAAGCCCATCGATCAGGAGAGGTTCAAAAAATCAATTTTAAAAGCAGGTAAAATATTAGCTGAAGCTAAAAACAAACCATCCTCTACCCATCAGGAAAAAACCTTAGATCACTTTTATGTCAACATCGACAAAAGGTTAATCAAAATCAATTCAAAAGATGTGCTTTTGGTAGAAGCTGAAGGGGATTACATTAAAATAAACACCAAAAAAGAAAGCTTTAGAGTTCATACTTCTTTATCTAAAATATTAGAAAAGCTACCTTCTAATATTTTCTTTCAAGTTCACCGCTCTTATATCATAAACCTCAATGAAATCATTGATATTCAGGATAATACCATTTTAATTGAAAAAAGTGTTATCCCAATCAGTAGATCCAAGCGAGCTGATTTGATGAAAAGAATCAATTTGATTGATTAA
- a CDS encoding sulfatase family protein, whose protein sequence is MKTFLVRSTLFLFTFLLIANYSLAQSQKPNFIIIFTDDQGYGDVGTFGHPTIKTPNLDQMAMEGQKWTNFYVAANVCTPSRSAIMTGRLPVRTGMYSNTRRVLFPDSGGGLPATENTIAKLLKTSGYSTAAIGKWHLGHLPEYLPTSHGFDTYFGIPYSNDMDRINDVTAQEAFASPKPEYFNVPLMRDKEIIERPADQTTITKRYTEEAVSYIKANKDQPFFIYLAHSLPHIPLFASEDFLTKSERGLYGDVIEEIDWSVGQILSTLKSEGIDKNTYVIFTSDNGPWLVYNEQGGSSGGLFGGKGTSYEGGVRVPTIIWGPGNIKPQVVSKIGSTLDLLPTISSLSGTEIPNDRIYDGYDLSPVLRGENKSPREEMFYYHGDRLFAVRKGDFKLYFYKNNPMGYPAKVEKLDSLKLFNLAHDPYERFDIAVGNDEIINDIKTLVAEHQENLTLGATQLEKRIEN, encoded by the coding sequence ATGAAAACATTCCTAGTCCGCAGTACATTATTCCTATTTACCTTTCTATTGATTGCAAATTACTCATTGGCACAAAGCCAAAAACCTAATTTTATCATCATTTTCACTGATGACCAAGGCTATGGTGATGTTGGGACTTTTGGCCATCCAACGATAAAAACACCAAACCTTGATCAGATGGCAATGGAAGGGCAAAAATGGACCAACTTTTATGTGGCGGCAAATGTTTGCACACCCAGCAGATCCGCTATCATGACAGGAAGACTTCCCGTTAGAACAGGGATGTATAGCAACACAAGAAGAGTTTTATTTCCTGATTCGGGAGGTGGACTTCCTGCAACTGAAAACACCATTGCGAAACTTCTAAAAACATCAGGTTATTCCACTGCTGCTATAGGCAAATGGCATTTAGGACACTTACCTGAATACTTACCTACCAGTCATGGCTTTGACACCTATTTTGGGATTCCCTATAGCAATGATATGGATCGAATAAATGATGTCACAGCTCAAGAAGCTTTCGCATCTCCAAAACCCGAATACTTTAATGTTCCATTAATGAGGGATAAGGAAATAATAGAACGTCCTGCAGACCAAACTACCATAACAAAACGGTATACTGAGGAGGCCGTCAGTTATATCAAGGCAAATAAAGATCAACCCTTCTTTATTTATTTAGCTCATTCTCTTCCACACATTCCACTTTTTGCCAGTGAAGATTTTTTGACCAAAAGTGAAAGAGGCTTATATGGGGATGTGATTGAAGAAATAGATTGGAGTGTAGGACAAATTCTTTCCACATTGAAATCTGAAGGAATAGATAAAAACACCTATGTCATTTTCACATCTGATAACGGTCCTTGGTTAGTTTATAATGAGCAAGGAGGAAGCAGCGGAGGCCTGTTTGGGGGAAAAGGGACCAGTTATGAAGGGGGTGTGAGAGTACCTACCATCATTTGGGGACCTGGCAATATCAAACCACAAGTGGTATCCAAAATCGGAAGCACTTTAGACTTATTACCCACAATTTCCAGTCTTTCTGGCACAGAAATCCCCAATGATAGAATATATGATGGATACGACTTAAGTCCTGTTCTAAGAGGTGAAAACAAAAGTCCGAGAGAGGAAATGTTTTACTACCATGGAGACCGCTTATTTGCTGTAAGAAAAGGGGATTTTAAGCTTTATTTCTATAAAAACAACCCCATGGGATACCCTGCAAAAGTGGAAAAACTAGATAGTCTAAAACTCTTCAATTTAGCACATGATCCTTATGAGAGATTTGATATAGCCGTAGGAAATGATGAAATCATCAATGATATTAAAACCTTGGTAGCTGAACATCAGGAAAATTTAACCCTAGGTGCCACACAGCTAGAAAAACGGATTGAAAATTAA
- a CDS encoding response regulator: MKEKRVKVLFIDDEFLERIKFSETVKLLDIKIDLMLAENGWDAIALLGKSSTFPDIIVHDINMPDMNGIEFLKKLQSVEAYRRIPKITFTSSKKASDIHECLELGVNSILQKPLDPEKYQETILLLIKYWNLNINRA, encoded by the coding sequence TTGAAAGAAAAAAGGGTGAAAGTATTATTTATAGATGACGAGTTTCTGGAGCGAATCAAGTTTAGCGAGACGGTTAAACTCCTCGATATTAAAATAGATTTAATGCTGGCTGAAAATGGATGGGATGCGATTGCACTACTAGGTAAAAGCAGCACATTCCCCGACATCATAGTTCATGATATCAACATGCCAGATATGAATGGAATTGAATTTTTGAAAAAGCTACAGAGTGTAGAAGCCTATCGAAGAATTCCAAAAATCACTTTTACCAGTTCAAAGAAAGCTTCCGATATCCATGAGTGCTTGGAATTAGGAGTGAATAGCATACTTCAAAAACCCCTTGATCCAGAAAAATATCAAGAAACAATACTGTTACTAATTAAATATTGGAATCTAAATATCAATAGAGCTTAA
- a CDS encoding PAS domain S-box protein: MSNKSSSKSKSETNNFQADNDSEIDGIVKLSSIVSGWSNSAFYLSKAGTPILRSTIGKSDVYSEDFLQKIFKEIEVRDHLLLTTDDSQISLPEGVSVLAAFPIIDKTGVFQGTLIVNNPNKVGLNDDQILGLKILAGGLSSLMEDRKKNMELRHFEKMFQLSSDLVCLASVDGYFKKLSPSVEKLLGWGEDVLLGKSFLELIHEEDKESSKKELEKLGQGIPTINFINRFLKKDGGYITIQWTASPEPETQSVFAIGRDITLEKNRELMLIESEQKLRAFFENSQGLMCTHDLDGKFLSVNSSGAGILGYKPEEIMSKTLFDIVPEYKHHEIQGYLAQIKKEGKAAGQMLTLHRDGTKKTWLFNNVLQKNDLDGSYYVIGNAIDITRRARLEKDLKETKEILEETGKLARVGGWTLDPIQQKISWSPMTRAIHEVDDDFVPELETGINFYKEGESREKITEAIEQAMTYGTPWDLDLQLVTQKGNEIWVRAIGNVDFNDGVCTRLFGTFQDINKEKTAELEAARNRKLLDEVFKAASEVSIIATNLEGTITVFNEGAEKMLGYKAEELIGKKTPVIFHLEEEVIAHAKDVSQDFGYKIEGFQSFVARANRDGSEKIDWTYVRKDGDTRLVSLAVTPVKDHDNKSIGYLGIAIDLTEKRNIEIDLVNEKSRLSAFVEHTPAAVAMLDKDMCYIAVSNRWEEEYEYKSEEVIGKSHFDLFSELMNEERRANYYQVLQGDFLINNEEKIFFPGEIEPRFISWEMRPWYLYNGEIGGIMVFTQNITALVAQREELKEAKESAEEASKAKSEFLANMSHEIRTPLNGVIGFTDLVLKTKLNETQHQYLSIVHQSANQLLSIINDILDFSKIEAGKLELDIDKCDLYEMASQATDIITYQIQNKGLEMLLNIGTNLPRFIYADSVRLKQVLVNLLGNSSKFTEKGEIELKIENLESEGNSNTFRFSVRDTGIGIKPEKQSKIFEAFSQEDSSTTKKYGGTGLGLTITNKLLGLMDSKLQLKSEVGKGSTFFFDVTFETEQGEEIDWVDAGEIKRVLIVDDNDNNRLIVREMLLLKNIHATEATNGFEALQILTKEEKFDVILMDYHMPFMDGIETIRKIREIFKDNIEDLPILLLHSSSDDQKIIQACKELDVKHRLIKPLKLHDFYHALSRLHQIEEGSMEEALPEVIDTEKEYTVLIAEDNLVNMLLAETIIKKIVKNLNLIQAKNGLEAYEFCQKQAPDIIFMDVQMPEMNGYEATKNIRLLKSCAHVPIIALTAGNVKGEREKCLSVGMDDFVVKPVVEETISEVFKNWVLVSKENRVEAPLKEMEEDLLLHYNKKKLIAYTDGDPKVLANILEIVKKELKGSLEDLESAIGENNLSQIKEIGHKLYGTAVSSGMGFLAKMASDLERSKTFDLSDMDNKLAEVREEIQVVLKMVSDQA, translated from the coding sequence ATGAGTAACAAATCTTCCTCTAAAAGTAAATCTGAAACCAATAATTTTCAGGCTGATAATGATTCTGAAATTGATGGGATTGTAAAGCTATCAAGCATCGTTTCAGGTTGGAGTAATTCTGCGTTCTATTTGAGTAAAGCAGGTACCCCTATTTTGAGGTCAACTATTGGGAAATCAGATGTTTATTCAGAAGATTTTTTACAGAAGATTTTCAAAGAAATAGAAGTTCGAGATCATCTATTGCTGACTACCGATGATTCCCAGATATCCTTGCCTGAAGGAGTTTCGGTTTTAGCCGCTTTCCCCATAATTGATAAAACGGGAGTATTTCAAGGGACGCTTATTGTCAATAACCCAAATAAAGTGGGTTTAAATGATGATCAAATCTTAGGCTTAAAGATTTTGGCCGGTGGTTTATCTAGTTTGATGGAAGACAGAAAGAAGAATATGGAGCTTCGCCATTTTGAAAAAATGTTCCAGCTTTCTTCAGATCTTGTTTGCTTGGCTAGTGTTGATGGTTATTTCAAAAAGTTAAGTCCCTCTGTTGAAAAACTATTGGGATGGGGAGAAGATGTTTTATTGGGTAAATCCTTTTTGGAATTGATTCATGAGGAAGATAAAGAGAGTAGTAAAAAGGAGCTGGAAAAATTAGGGCAAGGAATTCCGACCATAAATTTCATTAACCGTTTTTTAAAGAAGGATGGCGGATATATAACTATTCAATGGACAGCATCTCCAGAACCAGAGACCCAAAGCGTATTTGCTATTGGTAGGGATATTACTTTGGAGAAGAATAGGGAGTTAATGCTTATTGAAAGTGAGCAAAAACTCAGGGCATTTTTCGAAAATTCCCAAGGATTGATGTGTACGCATGATTTGGATGGGAAATTCTTGTCTGTTAACTCTTCTGGCGCAGGAATTCTAGGGTATAAACCTGAAGAAATTATGTCAAAAACCTTATTTGACATTGTCCCAGAATACAAGCATCATGAAATTCAAGGTTATCTAGCTCAAATAAAAAAGGAGGGAAAAGCAGCTGGTCAAATGCTGACCCTCCATAGAGATGGGACTAAAAAAACTTGGTTGTTTAATAATGTTTTGCAGAAGAACGATCTGGATGGGAGCTATTATGTGATTGGAAATGCTATAGACATCACTAGAAGGGCAAGACTGGAAAAGGATTTAAAAGAGACAAAAGAAATACTCGAGGAAACAGGCAAATTAGCAAGAGTTGGTGGCTGGACATTAGATCCAATACAGCAAAAAATTTCCTGGAGCCCTATGACAAGAGCGATTCACGAAGTTGATGATGATTTTGTTCCGGAATTAGAAACTGGGATAAATTTTTATAAAGAAGGAGAAAGCAGGGAAAAGATTACTGAGGCTATTGAACAGGCAATGACCTATGGAACTCCATGGGACTTGGACTTACAGTTAGTCACTCAAAAGGGAAATGAGATTTGGGTAAGAGCTATCGGGAATGTTGATTTTAATGATGGAGTTTGTACCAGATTGTTTGGAACTTTTCAGGATATAAATAAAGAAAAGACGGCTGAACTAGAAGCTGCTAGAAATAGAAAATTACTGGATGAAGTATTTAAAGCGGCATCTGAGGTAAGTATTATTGCCACAAACCTTGAAGGAACTATTACAGTTTTCAATGAGGGGGCTGAGAAAATGCTCGGCTATAAAGCTGAGGAATTGATAGGGAAGAAAACTCCTGTGATATTCCATTTGGAGGAAGAAGTTATTGCTCATGCCAAGGATGTTTCTCAGGACTTTGGATATAAAATTGAAGGATTTCAATCATTCGTTGCAAGGGCTAATCGAGATGGTTCAGAGAAAATTGATTGGACCTATGTAAGAAAAGATGGGGATACTCGATTAGTGTCTTTAGCAGTAACTCCTGTTAAAGATCATGATAATAAATCAATTGGTTATTTAGGTATAGCTATAGATCTTACGGAGAAGAGAAATATCGAAATAGATCTAGTCAATGAAAAAAGTAGACTTTCGGCCTTCGTAGAACATACTCCTGCTGCAGTAGCAATGTTAGACAAGGATATGTGCTACATCGCTGTGAGTAACAGGTGGGAAGAGGAGTATGAATATAAATCAGAGGAAGTTATTGGAAAGTCTCATTTTGATCTATTCAGTGAATTAATGAATGAGGAAAGAAGGGCTAATTATTATCAGGTTCTTCAAGGTGATTTTCTGATCAATAATGAGGAGAAGATTTTTTTTCCTGGAGAAATAGAGCCTCGATTTATTTCATGGGAAATGCGCCCTTGGTATTTATACAATGGAGAAATTGGGGGAATTATGGTGTTTACCCAAAATATCACCGCGCTTGTGGCTCAAAGGGAAGAACTGAAAGAAGCGAAAGAATCAGCAGAAGAAGCCAGTAAAGCAAAATCTGAGTTCTTGGCAAATATGAGCCATGAGATCAGGACCCCATTGAATGGAGTTATAGGTTTTACTGATTTGGTTTTAAAAACAAAACTGAATGAAACGCAACATCAGTATTTGTCGATAGTTCATCAATCTGCCAATCAATTGCTGAGCATTATCAATGATATTCTTGATTTCTCAAAAATCGAAGCTGGAAAGTTAGAATTAGATATTGATAAATGTGACCTATACGAGATGGCCTCTCAGGCAACTGATATCATCACTTATCAGATCCAGAATAAAGGCCTTGAGATGTTACTGAATATAGGGACAAACTTACCAAGGTTTATCTATGCGGATTCAGTAAGACTAAAACAGGTGTTGGTAAACCTTTTGGGTAATTCATCCAAGTTTACAGAAAAGGGAGAAATCGAGCTGAAAATTGAAAATCTGGAATCAGAAGGGAATTCAAATACATTTCGGTTCTCCGTTAGGGATACTGGAATAGGAATTAAACCTGAGAAGCAAAGCAAGATTTTTGAGGCATTTTCGCAAGAGGATAGCTCTACTACAAAGAAATATGGTGGAACAGGCCTTGGTCTAACTATAACCAATAAGCTATTAGGCTTAATGGACAGTAAACTTCAGTTAAAGTCTGAGGTAGGTAAAGGAAGTACATTTTTCTTTGATGTGACTTTTGAAACCGAACAAGGCGAGGAAATTGACTGGGTTGATGCAGGAGAGATCAAGAGGGTATTAATCGTTGATGATAATGATAATAATAGGTTGATTGTCAGGGAGATGTTGTTGTTAAAAAACATTCATGCTACTGAGGCAACCAATGGGTTTGAAGCTCTGCAGATCCTTACTAAAGAAGAGAAGTTTGATGTGATCCTGATGGATTACCACATGCCATTTATGGATGGAATAGAGACAATTCGGAAGATTCGGGAGATTTTTAAAGATAATATTGAAGACCTTCCAATTCTACTTTTGCACAGTTCGTCAGATGACCAGAAAATAATCCAGGCCTGTAAAGAATTAGATGTTAAGCATCGCTTAATTAAACCTTTAAAACTTCATGATTTTTACCATGCTCTTTCCAGGCTCCACCAAATAGAAGAAGGAAGTATGGAAGAGGCACTTCCAGAGGTAATTGATACTGAAAAAGAATATACTGTATTAATAGCTGAGGATAACTTGGTTAATATGCTTTTGGCGGAAACTATTATCAAAAAAATAGTCAAGAACCTCAATTTGATTCAAGCCAAAAATGGATTAGAAGCTTATGAGTTTTGTCAAAAGCAAGCTCCAGATATTATTTTCATGGATGTGCAAATGCCAGAAATGAATGGATATGAAGCCACAAAGAATATCAGGTTATTAAAATCTTGTGCCCATGTACCGATCATTGCTTTGACAGCAGGAAATGTGAAAGGGGAAAGAGAGAAGTGTCTGAGTGTTGGTATGGATGATTTTGTAGTGAAGCCGGTGGTGGAAGAAACTATCTCAGAGGTTTTTAAAAACTGGGTTTTGGTTTCGAAGGAAAATAGGGTAGAGGCGCCCCTTAAAGAAATGGAAGAGGATCTTTTACTACATTATAATAAGAAGAAATTAATAGCCTATACTGATGGAGATCCAAAAGTATTGGCCAACATACTGGAAATAGTTAAAAAGGAGTTAAAAGGATCTCTGGAAGACCTAGAAAGCGCCATAGGTGAAAATAACTTAAGTCAAATAAAAGAGATCGGACATAAGCTTTATGGAACAGCTGTTTCTTCAGGGATGGGGTTTTTAGCAAAAATGGCTTCAGATCTGGAACGAAGTAAAACTTTTGACTTAAGCGATATGGATAATAAGCTGGCAGAGGTCCGCGAAGAAATTCAAGTTGTATTGAAAATGGTGTCTGATCAAGCTTGA